From a single Streptomyces rubradiris genomic region:
- a CDS encoding GNAT family N-acetyltransferase: MHTSADRQDRHQYPAHWEADVVLRDGGTARVRPITVDDADRLVSFYEQVSDESKYYRFFAPYPRLSAKDVHRFTHHDFVDRVGLAATIGGEFIATVRYDRIGTDGLPASAPADEAEVAFLVQDAHHGRGVASALLEHIAAVARERGIRRFAAEVLPANTKMIKVFTDAGYTQKRSFEDGVVRLELDLEPTDRSMAVQHAREQRAEARSVRRLLAPGSVAVVGVGRAPGGVGRGVLGNIREAGYAGPLHAVNKAFPEDLKEIDGVPAYRSVRDIDGHVDLAVVAVPAEQVPAVVAECGEHGVQGLVVLSAGYAESGPEGRERQRALVRAARAHGMRLIGPNAFGIINTAEDVRLNASLAPEPPRPGRIGLFAQSGAIGIALLSRLHRRGGGVTGVTGVSTFVSAGNRADVSGNDVLQYWYDDPDTDVVLMYLESIGNPRKFTRLARRTAAAKPLVVVQGTGTAPQGHAVRATRLPYATVSALLRQAGVIRVDTITELVDAGLLLARQPLPAGPRVAILGNSESLGVLTYDRCVAEGLRPARPVDLTTEATAEDFHRALAAALADDTNDAVVVTAIPAIGEGSPGDAELAEALRSAAAAVPGKPVLVVHVELGGLAQALSAATSTAPGAPGAADKTPGAEAGTHSAHRAERLPGAGADRQFTAEPGRKPSAEAVPESTAGLGRESAAQARRQHTTGPDRPLSAAGERPPAEQAGGPSAATAERPPATPSAPAPETPAPLVPPAPPAGQASPASPQDGTRLIPAYPAAERAVRALAEAVRYARWRREAADPGKVPEFDDIDEKGAARLIGELLARGEGLTISAEHTCELLGRYGVPVRRALPAPGPDAAVDAARALGYPVALKATAPHLRHRADLGGVRLDLADEEQLLRAYAELTELFGPPEELRPVVQAMAPRGVDTVVRAVIDPAAGAVLSFGLAGAASQLLGDMAHRLIPVTDREATSLVRSIRTAPLLFGWRGSTPVDTPALEELLLRVSRLVDDHPEVVAVTLEPVVVAPHGVSVLGATVRLAPPPARDDLGPRTMPAY; the protein is encoded by the coding sequence ATGCACACCTCGGCGGACCGGCAGGACCGGCACCAGTACCCCGCCCACTGGGAGGCGGACGTGGTGCTGCGCGACGGCGGCACCGCGCGCGTCAGGCCCATCACCGTCGACGACGCCGACCGCCTGGTCAGTTTCTACGAGCAGGTCTCGGACGAGTCGAAGTACTACCGCTTCTTCGCGCCGTACCCACGCCTGTCCGCCAAGGACGTCCACCGCTTCACGCACCACGACTTCGTGGACCGGGTGGGACTCGCGGCCACCATCGGCGGCGAGTTCATCGCCACCGTACGCTACGACCGCATCGGCACCGACGGCCTGCCCGCCTCCGCGCCCGCCGACGAGGCCGAGGTCGCCTTCCTGGTGCAGGACGCCCACCACGGCCGCGGCGTCGCCTCCGCCCTCCTGGAACACATCGCGGCCGTCGCGCGCGAGCGGGGCATCCGCCGCTTCGCCGCCGAGGTGCTGCCCGCCAACACGAAGATGATCAAGGTGTTCACGGACGCCGGCTACACCCAGAAGCGCAGCTTCGAGGACGGCGTCGTACGCCTGGAGCTGGACCTCGAACCCACCGACCGGTCCATGGCCGTGCAGCACGCCCGGGAACAGCGCGCCGAGGCCCGCTCGGTACGACGGCTCCTCGCGCCCGGCTCGGTCGCGGTCGTCGGCGTCGGCCGCGCCCCCGGCGGGGTGGGCCGCGGCGTCCTCGGCAACATCCGCGAGGCCGGCTACGCGGGCCCGCTGCACGCCGTGAACAAGGCATTCCCCGAGGACCTCAAGGAGATCGACGGGGTCCCCGCGTACCGCTCGGTGCGCGACATCGACGGGCACGTGGACCTCGCCGTCGTCGCGGTACCGGCCGAGCAGGTGCCCGCCGTGGTCGCCGAGTGCGGCGAGCACGGCGTCCAGGGGCTGGTCGTCCTGTCCGCCGGGTACGCCGAGAGCGGGCCCGAGGGGCGCGAACGGCAGCGCGCGCTCGTCCGGGCCGCCCGCGCCCACGGCATGCGGCTCATCGGCCCGAACGCCTTCGGGATCATCAACACCGCCGAGGACGTCCGGCTGAACGCCTCGCTCGCCCCCGAGCCGCCCCGCCCCGGCCGCATCGGGCTCTTCGCCCAGTCCGGCGCCATCGGCATCGCCCTGCTGTCCCGGCTGCACCGGCGCGGGGGAGGGGTGACCGGCGTCACGGGCGTCTCCACGTTCGTGTCCGCCGGCAACCGCGCCGACGTCTCCGGCAACGACGTCCTGCAGTACTGGTACGACGACCCGGACACCGACGTCGTCCTCATGTACCTGGAGTCCATCGGCAACCCCCGCAAGTTCACCCGGCTCGCCCGGCGCACGGCCGCCGCCAAGCCCCTGGTCGTCGTGCAGGGCACCGGCACCGCCCCGCAGGGACACGCGGTACGCGCTACCCGGCTGCCGTACGCGACCGTGTCCGCGCTGCTGCGGCAGGCCGGGGTGATCCGGGTCGACACCATCACCGAGCTGGTCGACGCGGGGCTGCTGCTCGCCCGGCAGCCGCTGCCCGCGGGACCGCGCGTGGCCATCCTCGGAAACTCCGAGTCGCTCGGCGTGCTGACGTACGACCGGTGTGTGGCGGAAGGGCTGCGACCGGCCCGGCCGGTGGACCTGACCACCGAGGCGACGGCGGAGGACTTCCACCGGGCGCTGGCCGCCGCGCTGGCCGACGACACGAACGACGCCGTCGTCGTCACGGCGATCCCCGCGATCGGGGAAGGGTCGCCGGGCGACGCGGAACTGGCGGAGGCGCTGCGGTCGGCCGCGGCGGCGGTGCCGGGCAAGCCGGTGCTGGTGGTCCATGTCGAACTGGGCGGCCTGGCACAGGCACTGTCGGCCGCGACGAGCACGGCACCGGGCGCACCGGGAGCCGCCGACAAGACGCCCGGCGCGGAGGCCGGTACTCACTCGGCCCACCGCGCGGAACGCCTGCCCGGCGCGGGAGCGGACCGACAGTTCACGGCGGAGCCGGGCCGAAAGCCCTCGGCGGAGGCGGTTCCCGAGTCCACGGCGGGGCTGGGCCGGGAGTCCGCGGCGCAGGCGCGCCGGCAGCACACGACGGGGCCGGACCGGCCGCTGAGCGCCGCGGGAGAGCGACCGCCCGCCGAGCAAGCGGGAGGACCGTCCGCCGCGACAGCGGAACGACCGCCGGCCACCCCATCGGCTCCCGCCCCCGAGACCCCCGCACCCCTCGTGCCCCCCGCGCCCCCGGCCGGCCAGGCATCCCCCGCGTCCCCCCAGGACGGCACCCGTCTCATCCCCGCCTACCCCGCCGCCGAGCGCGCGGTGCGGGCGCTCGCCGAAGCCGTGAGGTACGCGCGGTGGCGGCGGGAGGCGGCCGACCCCGGGAAGGTGCCGGAGTTCGACGACATCGACGAGAAGGGGGCCGCCCGGCTGATCGGCGAGCTGCTCGCCCGCGGCGAAGGGCTCACGATCTCCGCCGAGCACACCTGCGAGCTGCTCGGCCGCTACGGCGTACCCGTGCGCCGCGCCCTGCCCGCGCCCGGCCCGGACGCCGCCGTGGACGCCGCCCGCGCGCTCGGCTACCCGGTGGCCCTGAAGGCGACCGCCCCGCACCTCAGGCACCGCGCCGACCTGGGCGGGGTCCGGCTGGACCTCGCGGACGAGGAACAACTGCTGCGGGCGTACGCCGAGCTGACCGAGCTGTTCGGGCCGCCGGAGGAGCTGCGGCCGGTGGTGCAGGCGATGGCGCCCCGGGGCGTGGACACCGTCGTCCGCGCGGTGATCGACCCGGCGGCCGGTGCCGTGCTGTCCTTCGGCCTGGCCGGCGCCGCCTCCCAGCTGCTCGGGGACATGGCCCACCGGCTGATCCCCGTCACGGACCGGGAGGCGACCTCGCTGGTGCGTTCCATCCGCACCGCGCCCCTGCTGTTCGGCTGGCGCGGCTCCACCCCCGTGGACACCCCCGCCCTGGAGGAGCTGCTGCTGCGGGTGTCCCGGCTGGTCGACGACCACCCCGAGGTGGTGGCGGTCACCCTGGAGCCGGTCGTCGTCGCCCCGCACGGCGTGAGCGTCCTCGGCGCCACGGTCCGGCTCGCGCCCCCGCCCGCCCGCGACGACCTCGGCCCGCGCACGATGCCGGCCTACTGA
- a CDS encoding HPr family phosphocarrier protein: MAERRVNVGWAEGLHARPASLFVRAATATGVPVTIAKAGGNPVNAASMLAVLGLGAQGGEEIVLASDAEGADAALDRLAKLVSEGLEELPETV; encoded by the coding sequence ATGGCTGAGCGCCGCGTCAACGTCGGCTGGGCCGAGGGCCTCCACGCCCGCCCCGCTTCTCTCTTCGTCCGAGCCGCCACGGCCACAGGCGTCCCGGTGACGATCGCCAAGGCCGGGGGCAACCCCGTCAACGCGGCCTCGATGCTGGCCGTCCTGGGCCTGGGCGCCCAGGGTGGCGAGGAGATCGTCCTCGCCTCCGACGCCGAGGGCGCCGACGCCGCCCTGGACCGTCTGGCCAAGCTGGTCTCCGAGGGCCTGGAGGAGCTGCCCGAGACCGTCTGA
- a CDS encoding GntR family transcriptional regulator, which produces MRIPAHSVCSAVRDDIVAGVYERGSRLTEEVLARRYGVSRVPVREALRTLEAEGFVVTRRHAGACVAEPTEQEAADVLEMRTLLEPLGAARAAQRRTEAHLKVLRGLVRLGQERARKGNSEDLRALGGWFHETLAQACGSPSLTSTLTRLRHKIAWMYAVEPPVSPVESWVEHGAIVDAVARGDGERARALTALHAERATGAHRLRFSGAGERVRTSQHAVNMSGLRH; this is translated from the coding sequence ATGCGTATTCCGGCGCACTCGGTGTGCAGCGCTGTCCGGGACGACATCGTCGCGGGTGTCTACGAGCGCGGCAGCCGGCTCACCGAGGAAGTCCTGGCCCGCCGTTACGGCGTCTCGCGCGTCCCCGTCCGCGAGGCGCTGCGCACGCTGGAGGCCGAGGGTTTCGTGGTGACGCGCCGGCACGCGGGCGCGTGCGTGGCCGAGCCGACCGAGCAGGAGGCCGCCGACGTGCTGGAGATGCGGACGCTGCTGGAGCCGCTGGGCGCCGCGCGGGCCGCCCAGCGGCGTACGGAGGCCCATCTGAAGGTGCTGCGCGGCCTGGTCCGGCTGGGTCAGGAGCGGGCCAGGAAGGGCAACAGCGAGGATCTGCGCGCGCTCGGCGGCTGGTTCCACGAGACGCTCGCGCAGGCCTGCGGCAGCCCCTCGCTGACCTCGACGCTGACCCGGCTGCGGCACAAGATCGCCTGGATGTACGCGGTGGAGCCGCCGGTGAGCCCGGTGGAGTCCTGGGTGGAGCACGGCGCGATCGTGGACGCGGTGGCGCGCGGGGACGGCGAACGCGCGCGGGCGCTGACGGCCCTGCACGCCGAGCGTGCGACGGGCGCGCACCGGCTTCGCTTTTCCGGCGCCGGGGAGCGTGTGAGGACTTCGCAACATGCCGTAAACATGTCGGGCCTGCGGCATTAA
- a CDS encoding M23 family metallopeptidase produces the protein MAFMCATGKHRKPGRVKRTTAQAAGVAALTTTGVIGTLAASPALAADNPVDQTGLTPVLAATEDVAEQIDAQATAQQQAADRKAAEEAAAKAAAERAEEERVRAAREAERRRLNTFVAPIAHSYVSTAYRASSSLWSSGSHTGIDFHAASGSTVHAVGAGTVVATGWGGAYGNQVVIRMADGMYTQYGHLSSIGVTVGQQVEPGQQIGLSGATGNVTGPHLHFEARTTPEYGSDIDPVAYLRGHGVQI, from the coding sequence ATGGCGTTCATGTGCGCCACCGGGAAGCACCGCAAGCCCGGCCGGGTCAAGCGCACCACCGCTCAGGCGGCCGGCGTCGCGGCCCTGACCACCACCGGTGTCATCGGCACCCTCGCCGCCTCCCCGGCGCTCGCCGCCGACAACCCCGTGGACCAGACCGGCCTCACCCCGGTCCTCGCCGCCACCGAGGACGTCGCCGAGCAGATCGACGCGCAGGCCACCGCCCAGCAGCAGGCCGCGGACCGCAAGGCGGCCGAGGAGGCAGCGGCGAAGGCGGCCGCCGAGCGGGCCGAGGAGGAGCGGGTCCGTGCCGCGCGCGAGGCCGAGCGCCGCCGGCTGAACACCTTCGTCGCCCCCATCGCGCACTCCTACGTCTCCACGGCCTACCGGGCCTCCAGCTCCCTGTGGTCCTCCGGTTCGCACACCGGCATCGACTTCCACGCGGCCAGCGGCTCCACGGTGCACGCGGTGGGCGCCGGCACGGTCGTCGCCACCGGCTGGGGCGGCGCCTACGGCAACCAGGTCGTGATCCGGATGGCCGACGGCATGTACACGCAGTACGGGCACCTGTCCTCCATCGGCGTCACGGTGGGCCAGCAGGTCGAGCCGGGCCAGCAGATCGGACTGTCCGGCGCCACGGGCAACGTCACCGGCCCGCACCTGCACTTCGAGGCGCGCACGACGCCCGAGTACGGCTCGGACATCGACCCCGTCGCCTACCTCCGCGGGCACGGCGTCCAGATCTGA
- a CDS encoding M16 family metallopeptidase translates to MTELATMEFHPQPQPGEAKPWAFPAPERTALGNGLTVLRCHRPGQQVVAVEVLLDAPLDAEPAGLDGVATIMARAFSEGTDQHSAEEFAAELERAGATLDAHADHPGVRLSLEVPVSRLAKGLGLLADALRAPAFAPSEVERLVRNRLDEIPHELANPSRRAAKELSRQLFPAASRMSRPRQGTEETVEKIDAAAVRAFYDRHVRPATATLVVVGDLTGTDLDALLGDTLGAWTGAPGEPRPVPPVTADDTGRVVIVDRPGAVQTQLLIGRVGPDRHDRVWPAQVLGTYCLGGTLTSRLDRVLREEKGYTYGVRSFGQVLRSAPDGTGAAMLAISGSVDTPNTGPALDDLWKVLRTVAAEGLTDAERDVAVQNLVGVAPLKYETAAAVASTLADQVEQHLPDDFQATLYRQLAATGTVEATAAVVNAFPVDRLVTVLVGDASQIKAPVEALGIGEVTVVPAE, encoded by the coding sequence GTGACCGAGCTCGCCACCATGGAGTTCCACCCCCAGCCGCAGCCCGGCGAGGCCAAGCCCTGGGCGTTCCCGGCCCCCGAACGCACCGCGCTCGGCAACGGCCTGACCGTGCTGCGCTGCCACCGCCCCGGCCAGCAGGTCGTCGCCGTCGAGGTGCTGCTGGACGCGCCGCTGGACGCGGAGCCGGCCGGCCTGGACGGCGTCGCCACGATCATGGCGCGCGCCTTCTCCGAGGGCACCGACCAGCACTCCGCCGAGGAGTTCGCCGCCGAGCTGGAGCGCGCGGGCGCCACCCTGGACGCGCACGCCGACCACCCCGGCGTCCGGCTCAGCCTGGAGGTCCCGGTCTCCCGCCTGGCCAAGGGCCTCGGCCTGCTCGCCGACGCGCTGCGCGCGCCCGCCTTCGCCCCGAGCGAGGTCGAGCGCCTCGTCCGCAACCGCCTGGACGAGATCCCGCACGAGCTGGCGAACCCCTCCCGCCGGGCCGCCAAGGAGCTCTCCAGGCAGCTGTTCCCGGCGGCCTCGCGCATGTCCCGGCCGCGCCAGGGCACCGAGGAGACCGTCGAGAAGATCGACGCGGCGGCGGTACGCGCCTTCTACGACCGCCATGTGCGGCCCGCCACGGCCACCCTGGTCGTCGTCGGTGACCTGACCGGCACCGACCTGGACGCGCTGCTCGGCGACACCCTGGGCGCCTGGACCGGCGCCCCGGGCGAGCCGCGGCCGGTGCCGCCGGTGACCGCCGACGACACCGGGCGCGTGGTGATCGTGGACCGTCCCGGTGCCGTGCAGACGCAGCTGCTCATCGGCCGGGTCGGCCCCGACCGGCACGACCGCGTGTGGCCCGCCCAGGTGCTCGGCACCTACTGCCTCGGCGGCACCCTCACCTCCCGCCTGGACCGCGTCCTGCGCGAGGAGAAGGGCTACACCTACGGCGTGCGCTCCTTCGGGCAGGTCCTCAGGTCCGCGCCGGACGGCACGGGCGCGGCGATGCTCGCCATCAGCGGCTCCGTGGACACGCCGAACACCGGCCCGGCGCTGGACGACCTGTGGAAGGTGCTGCGCACCGTCGCGGCGGAGGGCCTGACCGACGCCGAGCGGGACGTCGCCGTGCAGAACCTCGTCGGCGTGGCGCCGCTGAAGTACGAGACCGCGGCGGCCGTCGCGAGCACGCTGGCCGACCAGGTCGAGCAGCACCTGCCCGACGACTTCCAGGCGACGCTGTACCGGCAGCTGGCCGCCACGGGCACCGTGGAGGCCACCGCGGCCGTCGTGAACGCCTTCCCGGTGGACCGTCTGGTGACCGTCCTCGTCGGCGACGCTTCCCAGATCAAGGCGCCGGTCGAGGCGCTCGGCATCGGTGAGGTGACCGTGGTGCCGGCCGAGTAG
- a CDS encoding M16 family metallopeptidase: MPMGHTTTAEAGSGGLAATEHRLANGLRVVLSEDHLTPVAAVCLWYDVGSRHEVKGRTGLAHLFEHLMFQGSAQVKGNGHFELVQGAGGSLNGTTSFERTNYFETMPAHQLELALWLEADRMGSLLAALDEESMENQRDVVKNERRQRYDNVPYGTAFEKLTALSYPEGHPYHHTPIGSMADLDAATLEDARQFFRTYYAPNNAVLSVVGDIDPEQTLAWIEKYFGSIPSHDGKPAPRDGSLPDVIGEQKREVVVEEVPARALMAAYRLPHDGTRACDAADLALTILGGGESSRLYNRLVRRDRTAVAAGFGLLRLAGAPSMGWLDVKTSGDVEVPVIETAIDEELARFAEEGPTPEEMERAQAQLEREWLDRLGTVAGRADELCRYAVLFGDPQLALTAVNRVLEVTPEEVREVAKARLRPDNRAVLVYEPKSPEAAPDADVPEDPEQEATVEAGRDETENEETAK, from the coding sequence ATGCCCATGGGTCACACGACCACAGCCGAGGCAGGCTCCGGGGGCCTGGCAGCGACCGAGCACCGCCTGGCCAACGGTCTGCGCGTGGTGCTCTCCGAGGACCACCTGACCCCGGTGGCGGCGGTCTGCCTCTGGTACGACGTCGGCTCCCGCCACGAAGTCAAGGGGCGTACCGGCCTTGCTCACCTCTTCGAGCACCTGATGTTCCAGGGCTCCGCACAGGTCAAGGGCAACGGCCACTTCGAACTGGTGCAGGGCGCCGGCGGCTCGCTGAACGGCACCACGAGCTTCGAGCGCACCAACTACTTCGAGACCATGCCCGCCCACCAGCTGGAGCTCGCCCTGTGGCTGGAGGCGGACCGCATGGGCTCGCTGCTGGCCGCCCTGGACGAGGAGTCCATGGAGAACCAGCGGGACGTCGTCAAGAACGAGCGCCGCCAGCGCTACGACAACGTGCCCTACGGCACCGCCTTCGAGAAGCTGACCGCCCTCTCCTACCCGGAGGGCCACCCGTACCACCACACGCCGATCGGCTCCATGGCGGACCTGGACGCGGCCACCCTGGAGGACGCGCGCCAGTTCTTCCGCACCTACTACGCGCCGAACAACGCGGTGCTCTCCGTGGTCGGCGACATCGACCCCGAGCAGACCCTCGCCTGGATCGAGAAGTACTTCGGCTCCATCCCGTCCCACGACGGCAAGCCCGCGCCCCGTGACGGCTCCCTGCCGGACGTCATCGGCGAGCAGAAGCGCGAGGTCGTCGTGGAGGAGGTCCCGGCGCGCGCCCTGATGGCCGCCTACCGGCTCCCGCACGACGGCACGCGCGCGTGCGACGCGGCCGACCTCGCCCTGACCATCCTCGGCGGCGGCGAGTCCTCCCGCCTGTACAACCGCCTGGTGCGCCGCGACCGCACGGCCGTCGCCGCCGGCTTCGGCCTGCTGCGCCTGGCCGGCGCGCCCTCCATGGGCTGGCTGGACGTGAAGACTTCCGGTGACGTCGAGGTGCCGGTGATCGAGACCGCCATCGACGAGGAGCTGGCCCGGTTCGCGGAGGAGGGCCCCACCCCCGAGGAGATGGAGCGCGCCCAGGCCCAGCTGGAGCGCGAGTGGCTGGACCGGCTCGGCACGGTCGCCGGCCGCGCCGACGAACTGTGCCGGTACGCCGTCCTGTTCGGTGACCCGCAGCTCGCCCTGACCGCTGTGAATCGCGTCCTCGAGGTGACCCCCGAGGAGGTCCGGGAAGTCGCCAAGGCGCGTCTGCGGCCCGACAACCGCGCGGTGCTGGTCTACGAACCGAAGTCCCCGGAGGCCGCCCCCGACGCCGATGTCCCGGAGGACCCGGAGCAGGAAGCGACCGTAGAGGCGGGCCGCGACGAGACCGAGAACGAGGAGACGGCCAAGTGA
- a CDS encoding DNA topoisomerase (ATP-hydrolyzing) subunit A, with the protein MARRSTKTPPPDDSFEERILDIDVVDEMRGSYLEYAYSVIYSRALPDARDGLKPVHRRIVYQMNEMGLRPDRGYVKCARVVGEVMGKLHPHGDSSIYDALVRMAQPFSMRVPLVDGHGNFGSLGNDDPPAAMRYTECRMAEATGLMTESIDEDTVDFAPNYDGQEQEPVALPAAFPNLLVNGASGIAVGMATNMPPHNLREVIAAARHLIRHPNADLDALMKHVPGPDLPTGGRIVGLDGIRDAYATGRGTFKIRATVSIENVTARRKGLVVTELPFTVGPEKVIAKIKDLVNAKKVQGIADVKDLTDREHGLRLVIEIKNGFVPEAILEQLYKLTPMEESFGINNVALVDGQPLTLGLKELLEVYLDHRFDVVRRRSEFRRGKKRDRLHLVEGLLTALVDIDEVIRIIRSSDNSAQAKERLIERFSLSEVQTQYILDTPLRRLTRYDRIELEAEKDKLTAEIEELTRILESDAELRKLVSAELAAVAKKFGTDRRTVLLESAATPVAVPLQVADDPCRVLLSSTGLLARTATDAPLPRAAGAKRVKHDVIVSAVRTTARGVIGAVTSAGRLLRINVVDLPQLPEPTTAPNLSGGAPLAEFVSLEDDETVVCLTTLDESSPGLALGTEQGVVKRVVPDYPSNKDELEVITLKEGDRIVGAVELRTGEEDLVFITDDAQLLRFQASIVRPQGRPAGGMTGIKLAEGAKVISFTAVDPAADAVVFTVAGSRGTLDDSVQTTAKLTPFDQYPRKGRATGGVRCQRFLKGEDCLSLAWAGPAPARAAQKNGTPAELPEPDPRRDGSGTSLPKTVAVVAGPVL; encoded by the coding sequence ATGGCCCGCCGCAGCACGAAGACCCCGCCGCCCGACGATTCGTTCGAGGAGAGGATCCTCGACATCGACGTCGTGGACGAGATGCGTGGCTCCTACCTCGAGTACGCGTACTCGGTCATCTACTCGCGCGCCCTGCCGGACGCCCGTGACGGACTGAAACCGGTGCACCGCCGGATCGTGTACCAGATGAACGAGATGGGCCTGCGCCCCGACCGCGGCTACGTGAAGTGCGCGCGGGTCGTCGGCGAGGTCATGGGCAAGCTGCACCCGCACGGCGACTCGTCGATCTACGACGCGCTGGTGCGCATGGCGCAGCCCTTCTCCATGCGCGTGCCGCTCGTCGACGGCCACGGCAACTTCGGTTCGCTGGGCAACGACGACCCGCCGGCCGCCATGCGGTACACCGAGTGCCGGATGGCCGAGGCGACGGGCCTGATGACCGAGTCGATCGACGAGGACACGGTCGACTTCGCGCCGAACTACGACGGCCAGGAGCAGGAGCCGGTGGCCCTGCCCGCCGCCTTCCCGAACCTGCTGGTCAACGGCGCCTCGGGCATCGCGGTCGGCATGGCGACGAACATGCCGCCGCACAACCTGCGCGAGGTCATCGCCGCCGCCCGCCACCTGATCCGGCACCCGAACGCCGACCTGGACGCGCTGATGAAGCACGTTCCGGGCCCCGACCTGCCCACCGGTGGCCGGATCGTCGGCCTGGACGGCATCCGGGACGCGTACGCGACCGGCCGCGGCACCTTCAAGATCCGCGCGACCGTCTCCATCGAGAACGTCACCGCCCGCCGCAAGGGCCTGGTGGTCACGGAACTGCCGTTCACGGTCGGTCCCGAGAAGGTCATCGCGAAGATCAAGGACCTGGTCAACGCGAAGAAGGTCCAGGGCATCGCCGACGTCAAGGACCTCACCGACCGCGAGCACGGCCTGCGCCTGGTCATCGAGATCAAGAACGGCTTCGTGCCGGAGGCGATCCTGGAGCAGCTGTACAAGCTGACCCCGATGGAGGAGTCCTTCGGCATCAACAACGTCGCCCTGGTCGACGGCCAGCCGCTCACCCTGGGCCTGAAGGAGCTGCTGGAGGTCTATCTGGACCACCGCTTCGACGTGGTCCGGCGGCGCAGCGAGTTCCGCCGCGGCAAGAAGCGCGACCGGCTGCACCTGGTCGAGGGCCTGCTGACCGCGCTCGTCGACATCGACGAGGTCATCCGGATCATCCGGTCCAGCGACAACTCGGCACAGGCCAAGGAGCGCCTGATCGAGCGCTTCTCGCTGAGCGAGGTGCAGACGCAGTACATCCTCGACACGCCGCTGCGCCGCCTCACCCGGTACGACCGGATCGAGCTGGAGGCGGAGAAGGACAAGCTCACCGCGGAGATCGAGGAGCTGACCCGGATCCTGGAGTCGGACGCGGAGCTGCGCAAGCTGGTCTCGGCCGAACTGGCCGCCGTGGCGAAGAAGTTCGGCACCGACCGGCGCACGGTCCTGCTGGAGTCCGCCGCCACGCCGGTCGCCGTGCCGCTCCAGGTGGCCGACGACCCGTGCCGGGTGCTGCTGTCCTCGACGGGCCTGCTGGCCCGTACGGCGACCGACGCGCCGCTCCCGCGGGCGGCGGGCGCCAAACGGGTCAAGCACGACGTGATCGTCTCGGCCGTGCGGACGACCGCGCGCGGGGTGATCGGCGCGGTGACCTCGGCGGGCCGGCTGCTGCGGATCAACGTGGTCGACCTGCCGCAGCTGCCCGAGCCGACGACCGCGCCGAACCTCTCGGGCGGGGCCCCGCTGGCGGAGTTCGTCTCCCTGGAGGACGACGAGACGGTGGTCTGCCTGACCACGCTGGACGAGTCGTCGCCGGGTCTGGCGCTCGGCACCGAGCAGGGTGTCGTCAAGCGGGTGGTGCCCGACTATCCGTCCAACAAGGACGAGTTGGAGGTCATCACGCTCAAGGAGGGGGACCGGATCGTCGGCGCGGTGGAGCTGCGCACCGGCGAGGAGGACCTGGTGTTCATCACGGACGACGCGCAGTTGCTGCGCTTCCAGGCCTCCATCGTCCGTCCGCAGGGCCGTCCGGCGGGCGGCATGACGGGCATCAAGCTCGCCGAGGGCGCGAAGGTGATCTCCTTCACGGCGGTCGACCCGGCCGCCGACGCGGTGGTGTTCACGGTGGCGGGCTCGCGCGGCACGCTGGACGACTCGGTGCAGACGACGGCCAAGCTGACCCCGTTCGACCAGTACCCGCGCAAGGGCCGGGCCACCGGCGGGGTGCGCTGCCAGCGGTTCCTGAAGGGCGAGGACTGCCTGTCGCTGGCCTGGGCGGGCCCGGCGCCGGCGCGGGCGGCGCAGAAGAACGGCACCCCGGCGGAGCTGCCGGAGCCGGACCCGCGCCGGGACGGCTCGGGCACGTCGCTGCCGAAGACGGTGGCTGTGGTGGCGGGGCCGGTGCTCTAG